Genomic window (Gelria sp. Kuro-4):
TCACACTCGGCGCGGGGCAGGCGGCTTCCCTTCGCCCGCATCTTTTCCAGCGCTCGGGCCGCTTTTGGGGGTGTAACGATCCGCTGTCGAACCGGTTCCTCCAGTATCCAGAGCGTCCCGTGCACTGGTACCTTCTCTTGTTCCGCGGCTTTGCGCAGGTGCCTGTCACCGGTTGGCAAAACAGCGCCTTGCTTTGGCCAGAGCCAGGGCAAAAAGGTCCACGCGCCAGGGGGCGGGATACCGGCTTGTTAATTGAATGACAAGGTAGGTAGACCTCGTCGCCGGCAAGTTCCTCCTGCTGCAATCCGAGGGATACCATGGCTTGTCCATCGGGTACCCATAAGCAATAACCACATCAGGGGCGACAGGAGCGGCCGTTGGAACGCTTCGTGAATAATCCCGCCGGCATACAGGTCGATCCAGATGCGTGTCAGTCACGTGGATCCGCCGGGAATCCGCCATGCCGCTCGGCCACCTCCCGCCAAAATTTAGAGTCCCCTGAAAAACCATGGTGCCGCAATGGAAAAGGAATCCTCAATCCAGTTGGCGAAGGTGTCAAGAAGTCACCCAAAACACTTCTCCGCCGGTGAGGATTCCTCGATAACCGTATTCGCCGGCCGGCAGGGAAATCCTGCTGGAGGGATCAAACATGTTGGTGCTCCGTCGAGAACAGTTAAGCCTGTGGGATGGGGCGCTTCCGCCCAGCATGGCGGCCTTGGCTTAAGCTTTTTTCATTTGTTCAACCAGTTCCGTCATGATCTCTTTAACCGAGGAAATCTTACTGGCCCGCCAGGCATTGGCGCCGGCGAAGGCAAAGCCTTTATCCAGCTCCCCCTTCTGGGCATGGATGAGGGCGTCGGCAATGCAGTAGGGGGAGCGGCTGGGGACACAGGGTGCCAGGCAGTTGTAGGCGCAGCGAACGGGCGTCGACTTGCCGGCCGCCGCGCGGTCCAGGTAGGCGTTCCTGATCGCCCGGCCGGGCATGCCTACGGGGCTCTTGATGATAACGATGTCGTCCTGGCCGGCCCGGAGATACTCCGCCTTAAAGGCATCAGAGGCATCACACTCCCGGGTGGTAACAAAGCGGGTCGCCAGCTGCACGCCCGCCGCCCCCAGGCGGAGCAGGCGGGCGATGTCAAACCCGTCCCAG
Coding sequences:
- a CDS encoding DUF3368 domain-containing protein, with product MHGTLWILEEPVRQRIVTPPKAARALEKMRAKGSRLPRAECERRLRKWGRRDG